A genomic segment from Flavobacterium litorale encodes:
- a CDS encoding riboflavin synthase translates to MFTGIIETSGTIQQIVKDGNNLDITLSSPITHELRIDQSVAHNGVCLTVVAINGDNYTVTAIKETIDKSNLGHWKVGDTVNLERAMKLGDRLDGHIVQGHVDQTGICKSVEEANGSWYFTFEYSPEAQNITIEKGSITVNGVSLTVVNAKANKFSVAIIPYTYEHTNFKDFTLGTLVNLEFDVIGKYVARLHQLRN, encoded by the coding sequence ATGTTTACAGGAATAATTGAAACCTCAGGAACTATTCAACAAATAGTGAAAGATGGTAATAATCTGGATATAACCCTATCCAGCCCCATTACGCACGAGCTTAGAATAGACCAAAGTGTAGCCCATAATGGCGTATGCCTAACCGTTGTTGCCATTAATGGCGATAACTATACCGTAACCGCTATTAAAGAAACCATTGATAAAAGTAATTTAGGGCATTGGAAAGTAGGCGATACCGTAAACCTAGAGCGTGCCATGAAATTGGGCGACAGGCTTGACGGGCATATTGTACAGGGACACGTAGACCAAACGGGGATATGCAAAAGTGTAGAGGAAGCCAACGGAAGTTGGTATTTTACGTTTGAGTACAGCCCCGAAGCCCAAAATATAACTATTGAAAAAGGATCCATAACCGTAAACGGTGTAAGCCTAACCGTAGTAAATGCAAAAGCCAATAAATTTAGTGTAGCCATAATACCTTATACGTATGAGCATACTAATTTTAAAGATTTTACATTGGGCACTTTAGTAAATTTAGAGTTTGATGTGATAGGAAAATATGTTGCTCGACTACACCAATTAAGAAACTAA
- the pdxA gene encoding 4-hydroxythreonine-4-phosphate dehydrogenase PdxA yields MTKKPENVIVGVSIGDLNGIGSEVILKTFQDNRMLDFCTPVIFGNVKILSFIKKALGINCSVFGIDSMDQLVHGKLNVLNVWKEGVNIEFGKNDEEVGKYAIQSFTTAVAALKEKHIDVLVTAPINKYNIQSDDFKFPGHTDYLDKELEGDALMLMVQDNLRVGLLTDHIPVNEVSKHLTEDLIRTKILTVNKSLKQDFRINKPKIAVLGVNPHSGDNGVIGHEDDAVVKPALKQLFEEGVLVFGPFSADSFFGTGQYENYDAVIAAYHDQGLIPFKTLSFGKGVNYTAGLDGIRTSPDHGTAYEIAGKGTADHNSFKEAVYLAIDVFKHREEYTIMNKNPLKTKEKQL; encoded by the coding sequence ATGACAAAAAAACCGGAGAATGTAATTGTAGGAGTATCAATAGGAGACCTTAATGGTATAGGTAGCGAGGTGATACTAAAAACATTTCAGGATAATCGGATGTTAGATTTTTGTACTCCCGTTATTTTTGGTAATGTAAAAATACTATCGTTTATAAAAAAAGCATTGGGTATTAACTGTAGTGTTTTTGGTATTGATAGTATGGACCAGTTGGTGCACGGTAAATTAAATGTACTTAATGTTTGGAAAGAGGGTGTAAATATTGAGTTTGGTAAAAACGACGAAGAAGTGGGCAAATATGCCATACAGTCGTTTACCACCGCAGTTGCTGCCCTTAAAGAAAAGCATATTGATGTACTGGTTACCGCGCCTATAAATAAGTACAACATACAATCGGACGATTTTAAATTTCCTGGGCATACGGATTATTTGGATAAGGAGCTTGAGGGCGATGCGTTAATGCTTATGGTACAGGACAACCTTAGGGTAGGTTTACTTACCGACCATATTCCGGTTAACGAAGTATCCAAACATCTTACAGAAGATTTAATTCGGACTAAAATACTTACGGTAAACAAATCGCTAAAGCAAGATTTTAGGATTAATAAACCTAAAATTGCTGTGTTGGGTGTTAACCCCCACAGTGGCGATAATGGTGTAATAGGGCATGAGGACGATGCTGTTGTAAAGCCTGCATTAAAACAATTGTTTGAGGAGGGCGTATTGGTATTTGGCCCGTTCTCTGCCGATAGTTTTTTTGGTACAGGGCAGTACGAAAATTACGATGCCGTTATAGCTGCCTACCACGACCAAGGGCTTATACCGTTTAAAACACTATCGTTTGGTAAAGGTGTAAATTATACTGCGGGGCTAGATGGTATTCGTACATCGCCTGACCATGGTACTGCCTACGAGATTGCAGGTAAGGGTACTGCCGACCATAACTCGTTTAAAGAGGCGGTTTACCTTGCTATAGATGTGTTTAAGCATAGAGAAGAATATACAATAATGAACAAGAATCCGCTGAAAACCAAAGAGAAACAGTTGTAA
- a CDS encoding T9SS type B sorting domain-containing protein has protein sequence MKKNLLLLALLVTSINVFSQGIVVTPHPTNSPAANTQLVNNVLLDNSCLAQVSNITKSTGTDFGYSQGNGIGTFSNTNADFPIASGVVLTSGNAVAAQGPNTNTSSFSSPAWAGDADISTTLGITSRNATVLEFDFIPPTANLSIDYIFASEEYGEYQCESNDGFAIYLTNVTAGGAAQNIALIPTVAQPVSVGTIRDEINNSDCSSENINYFGEFYGGGNGADAPINYEGRSVLMNASATLIPGNTYHLKIVITDDGGDDGTDGEYDSAVFFPEGGFNLGQELLGLDLTEVNGTALCDDDTFTLDTGLQPNAGLYTFSWTRDGNPIPGEAIITDNQPGTYAVTVTRNGSTCTSTQEIVIEYSPVITANTPNNLFACDNGAPTYTYNLNLNTPVVKVGLNPGVIVSYHATEDNAEDDEDPLPLAYNSAGGETIWARVESNTSNCYDVVSFQLLTAPAPTAVQPNNLVLCESTQGSGEAEFNLTALTGSILGSQPINENTILYFDSFAAAEDGSTPIDTPGAYVTGSETIYARVQRNFDPTCFTITNFDVVVVPIPALTAPSDVQECDSYILPALTAGNYYTEPGAEGTALFAGDEITTTQTLYIYAENVQNTTVCSNEVSFEVGIITTGTAPEDVSSCGSYTLPTLPAGEFYYNGPGGTLGEIPSGTVIITTQTIYFYIPAAATCTENNNFTVTITDSPVINDPADVNECSPYTLPALPAGQNYYTGPGGTGTALFAGDVINTSQTIYIYTSDPVNPDCSSEEDFEVIINDIQVDDMADVTRCGSYALPELPAGQNYYTGPDGTGTLLTLPTSITSTQTIYIYAVSPTNPACSDEEDFLVTINEQPSFPSIPDAVGCLSYTLQDILPPFADYYTGSGGTGTLLNPGDVITSTQTIYAYAVNANGCSRQRSFLVTIIGTDPIVVDDVEECGSYDLPAPSAGTYYTESGGMGTELPAGTTITTTQTIYLLVVSDADPNCTTESSFEVVINPNPPLSSIPDVITCSNYVLPDTLPANAEYYTEPGGGGTVLPPGTVISTTQTVYAYAISANGCTRARSFDVTIIDGTIAPADFEACGSYTLPALPVGNYYTAPAGGGTLIAPGTEITTTQTIYTYVEVTEGANCTTNNSFELTISPAAVADDPDDVVACFSYQLPPLTNGNYFTEANGGGTALFAGDVITESTTLHVYFEDGTIPSCTADNSFDIIVNSIEVEAPEDQLVCGGYVLPTLDLGDYYTGANGSGTMLSAGDLIDETQLIYVYAESNTTPICTDQDSFTVTIKPAPAIDTPPNVGSCGTYTLPALTVGEYFTEPGGTGTQLFAGDVITANTDIYVYAESGGEPNCIAEHMFTVFINPQAPVDGTVCDSYELPELPIGEYFTAPAGTGTQLFPGDVITTTQDIYVYITMDAMDNCTDNNFFTVTVNQSPVLDPAPVVTPQCDFYELPALTVGNYYTEPDGDGTLLPEGSLIESTQTVYMYAATGTVPNCTAQDSFEVIIFDTPIPDARSKTERCDQYVLDELIVGDYYALSGGPDVAGQVTFDAGDVITETMTMYIYAESGTTPNCFQENSFEIEIYSITADNPENGEVSVCDSYTLPALTVGDYYLLSGGPSTPGQVLYEAGDVLTTSVTLYVYAELGGRINCNDENEFQINIFETPQVDATPVDETVCFQYILPALTVGNYYTGAGGTGILLNAGDAITATQEIYIYAATGNADVTCFTERSFTITVNSVFVPEIADFVACESYTLPALAVGDYYTGPGGTGDIIPEGTIIIETSLIYIYAETNTVPVCTAESDFEVTIVTPPTFLQPLPVEACGLDDDGQGIFNLAPAVEIALNGQTNVTATVHETSIGAEFDNNPIPNITAYANVEAFDQTVYIRLEADAAPTCFTIVALDLIVNPRPQAATPEDYELCDNGLNDTDGIATFDLTTRDEEILDGLDPLLFSVEYFETQAAAELGTSPITTASVYNTTTTTVYVRVTNNDTGCHDLVVLELIVNPLPDVFEPLPYTLCDVNNPGDEVELFDLTTQYPLIAVDPNGVNVTFHDTFEEAELGDNPILNPEAYENQNGTAVETLFARATIEATGCYRIALLDIRVEPLPVLYLENIEDDLTVGCDEDGDGIAFFNLDAMVEAMVNGGENLLVSFHETALDAENNLNPITNTSNYQNAIPELDQIFVRVENTITGCINSEVYELELTVVPSPQVPDLEDITQCDDEDDNGQDNQAFFDLTQQNPIIFAGLDPAIPDVIIHYFESEAAARNGAPRIITPANYTGTHEQTIWVRVEDPATECFGITSFQLFLNQPLLLTTPSVYTICETTLPNDAREIFDLTTKDEEILGPFGVGQGYTVEYFISEAERDAGNAIPNPEGYENTVNAQTLFVTVTSTEGCESYTTLTIRVLPLPTPNQEPDALVLCDDNNSPDGEEEFNLFDAEADIRNNDPTTIITYYETEADAQNAENPIADPSAYQSATNSVWVRVAANTGNPDDQVCYQVVELPLIVNPLPVLGENGTITPNAYCEENTDGQHTFILNEHLPFILIGEDPEDYTIRFYLDQAALDAGTALPNQYTNISTPQTILVWVENNTTGCINTAPLTLYVEEAATAFPITPGQLDTCDYDGTNDGQTTIDLTQIEAQVLGGQDPLDYDVDYYENQDDAITDTNPIADPSTYVNTIAGGQTIWVRVTNESTISRCYDITSIDITIEAIPEPIIQGGTLCVDYDTQEVLNPVVMDTGLDDSHTFIWYLNGEEITGATESTYIAQAVGSYSVEAISAGGCISDPIDPVTVDQSGPASIIGSGFSVTNAFSDNQVITINVQGYGDYEYQLEDGPWQDSNIFTNVIPRRIPYTVHVRDKGACSQFQLDINNVNIIDYPRFFTPNADGYNDTWNIFGLSSQGGAEIYIFDRYGKLIKQISSQSEGWDGTYNGNPLPADDYWFSVTFGEIQERVFEITAADIKTKTTEEGEEIKYYVLPGTSLEIEVTQAQIDQLPIEITTQQPVTREFKAHFSLKR, from the coding sequence ATGAAAAAGAATTTACTCCTACTTGCTTTATTGGTAACTTCAATAAACGTTTTTTCGCAGGGAATTGTGGTAACACCACATCCAACTAATAGCCCTGCTGCAAACACGCAATTAGTTAACAATGTTTTATTAGATAACTCTTGCTTAGCACAGGTATCAAATATTACTAAAAGCACAGGTACTGATTTTGGTTACTCTCAAGGTAATGGTATTGGTACTTTCTCTAACACCAACGCAGATTTCCCTATAGCATCTGGAGTGGTATTAACCTCAGGTAATGCTGTTGCCGCACAAGGACCAAACACTAACACATCCAGTTTTTCCTCTCCTGCATGGGCAGGCGATGCCGATATAAGTACTACTTTAGGGATAACATCCAGAAATGCTACGGTATTAGAGTTCGATTTTATTCCGCCAACTGCTAACTTATCTATCGATTATATTTTTGCATCAGAGGAGTATGGTGAATACCAATGCGAATCGAACGATGGTTTTGCCATATACCTTACTAATGTTACTGCGGGAGGCGCAGCACAAAATATAGCATTAATTCCTACTGTGGCACAGCCAGTATCAGTAGGTACAATTCGTGACGAGATAAACAACTCCGATTGTTCGTCTGAAAATATAAATTACTTCGGTGAGTTTTATGGAGGGGGTAATGGTGCCGACGCTCCTATTAATTATGAGGGGCGTAGTGTTTTAATGAATGCATCGGCAACACTTATACCAGGCAATACCTACCATTTAAAGATTGTTATTACTGATGATGGTGGTGATGACGGTACTGATGGTGAGTACGACTCGGCAGTATTTTTCCCAGAAGGTGGATTTAATTTGGGACAAGAATTACTAGGGCTGGATCTTACAGAAGTGAATGGTACGGCACTTTGCGACGATGATACTTTTACGTTAGATACGGGTTTACAACCTAACGCAGGGTTGTATACTTTTTCGTGGACTAGAGATGGTAACCCAATACCTGGAGAAGCAATAATTACCGATAACCAACCAGGTACATATGCCGTTACAGTAACCAGAAATGGGAGTACTTGTACCAGTACACAAGAAATTGTAATAGAATACTCGCCAGTAATTACCGCAAATACACCAAACAATTTATTTGCCTGCGATAATGGCGCCCCTACATATACCTATAACCTTAATTTAAATACGCCAGTAGTTAAAGTAGGGCTAAACCCTGGTGTAATAGTATCGTACCACGCTACAGAAGATAATGCAGAGGACGACGAAGACCCTTTACCATTAGCATACAACAGTGCTGGAGGAGAAACAATATGGGCACGTGTTGAGAGCAACACAAGCAACTGTTACGATGTTGTATCGTTCCAACTGCTTACAGCACCAGCACCTACAGCAGTACAACCCAATAACCTAGTGTTGTGCGAAAGTACTCAAGGTTCTGGCGAGGCAGAGTTTAACCTTACAGCATTAACAGGTTCAATACTAGGTTCGCAACCTATTAATGAAAATACCATATTATATTTTGACTCTTTTGCTGCTGCCGAAGATGGCTCGACGCCTATAGATACACCAGGAGCTTACGTAACAGGTTCGGAAACAATATATGCTAGAGTACAACGAAATTTTGACCCGACTTGTTTTACCATAACAAACTTTGATGTTGTTGTAGTGCCAATTCCTGCATTAACAGCACCATCAGATGTACAAGAATGCGATAGTTACATACTACCAGCACTTACCGCAGGTAATTATTATACCGAGCCAGGTGCGGAAGGTACAGCCCTTTTTGCAGGCGATGAGATAACAACTACACAAACCCTATACATATACGCCGAGAACGTACAAAATACTACCGTATGTAGCAATGAAGTAAGTTTTGAGGTAGGAATTATTACAACAGGTACAGCACCAGAAGATGTTTCATCGTGTGGTAGTTACACACTACCTACGCTACCAGCAGGCGAGTTTTATTACAACGGTCCTGGCGGTACATTAGGCGAGATACCAAGTGGTACAGTAATAATAACAACACAAACCATTTATTTTTACATACCAGCAGCGGCAACATGTACAGAGAATAACAACTTTACAGTTACAATAACCGACTCACCTGTTATTAATGATCCTGCCGATGTAAATGAGTGTAGCCCATACACATTACCAGCTTTACCAGCAGGACAAAATTACTATACAGGTCCTGGCGGTACGGGTACAGCCCTTTTTGCAGGCGATGTAATTAATACCTCTCAAACCATATACATATATACTTCAGATCCTGTAAACCCTGATTGTAGCTCGGAAGAAGATTTTGAAGTTATAATAAATGATATACAGGTAGATGATATGGCTGATGTTACCCGATGTGGTAGCTACGCATTACCAGAGCTGCCAGCAGGACAGAATTACTATACAGGTCCTGACGGTACGGGCACATTACTAACCCTACCAACATCAATAACAAGTACACAAACCATTTACATATACGCGGTTAGCCCTACCAACCCAGCATGTAGCGACGAAGAGGATTTCCTTGTAACCATAAACGAGCAACCATCATTCCCCTCCATACCTGATGCAGTGGGTTGTTTAAGTTACACATTACAGGATATACTACCACCTTTTGCAGATTATTATACAGGTTCTGGCGGTACAGGTACACTATTAAACCCTGGCGATGTTATAACCAGCACACAAACCATATATGCTTATGCCGTAAACGCAAACGGTTGTTCAAGACAGCGTTCGTTTTTAGTAACTATTATAGGTACAGATCCCATTGTTGTAGATGATGTAGAAGAATGTGGAAGTTACGATTTGCCAGCACCATCAGCAGGAACATACTATACTGAGTCAGGCGGTATGGGTACAGAGCTACCAGCAGGTACAACAATAACAACAACACAAACCATCTACTTACTTGTAGTTTCAGACGCCGACCCTAACTGTACAACAGAGAGTAGCTTTGAGGTAGTTATAAATCCAAACCCACCATTAAGTTCCATACCAGATGTTATAACATGTAGCAATTATGTGTTACCAGATACTTTACCAGCCAATGCAGAATATTATACAGAGCCAGGCGGTGGCGGTACAGTACTACCACCAGGTACAGTAATTAGTACAACACAAACAGTATACGCCTATGCAATTTCTGCTAATGGATGTACAAGAGCACGCTCATTTGATGTAACTATAATAGACGGAACTATAGCACCAGCAGATTTTGAGGCTTGTGGTAGCTATACCCTCCCAGCATTACCAGTAGGTAATTACTATACAGCACCAGCAGGTGGCGGTACATTAATAGCACCAGGTACAGAAATTACAACAACGCAAACCATATACACTTACGTAGAGGTTACCGAAGGTGCTAATTGTACAACCAACAATAGTTTTGAACTAACTATTTCGCCAGCAGCAGTAGCTGACGATCCTGACGATGTTGTAGCATGCTTTAGCTACCAACTACCACCATTAACCAACGGTAATTACTTTACCGAAGCAAATGGCGGAGGTACAGCACTTTTTGCAGGCGATGTTATTACAGAGAGTACAACACTACACGTATATTTTGAAGATGGTACAATACCAAGCTGTACTGCCGATAACTCTTTTGATATTATAGTTAACAGCATTGAAGTAGAAGCTCCTGAAGACCAATTGGTATGTGGTGGCTATGTACTTCCGACATTGGATTTGGGAGATTATTATACAGGAGCCAACGGATCGGGAACCATGCTTAGTGCAGGCGACCTTATTGATGAAACGCAACTCATTTACGTATACGCAGAAAGTAATACTACACCAATTTGTACCGACCAAGATAGTTTTACGGTAACCATTAAACCAGCACCAGCAATAGATACTCCCCCCAACGTAGGTTCGTGTGGTACGTACACACTACCTGCCCTAACAGTAGGAGAATACTTTACTGAGCCAGGAGGTACAGGTACACAGCTTTTTGCAGGCGATGTTATAACAGCCAATACAGATATTTACGTATATGCAGAATCTGGCGGAGAGCCAAACTGTATTGCAGAACATATGTTTACCGTATTTATTAATCCTCAAGCACCTGTAGATGGTACTGTTTGTGACAGCTACGAACTACCAGAGCTACCTATAGGAGAATATTTTACAGCGCCAGCAGGTACAGGTACACAACTTTTCCCAGGTGATGTAATAACAACCACGCAAGACATATACGTATACATAACAATGGATGCGATGGACAACTGTACCGATAATAACTTCTTTACAGTAACAGTAAACCAATCGCCAGTGTTAGATCCCGCTCCAGTGGTAACACCACAGTGCGATTTTTACGAGTTACCTGCCCTTACAGTAGGAAACTACTATACCGAGCCTGATGGAGACGGAACACTACTTCCAGAAGGTAGCTTAATAGAGAGCACACAAACCGTATACATGTATGCCGCAACAGGCACAGTACCCAACTGTACAGCACAAGATAGTTTTGAAGTAATAATATTTGATACGCCAATACCCGATGCACGTTCTAAAACAGAACGATGCGACCAATATGTATTAGATGAGCTTATTGTTGGAGATTATTATGCACTATCTGGAGGACCAGATGTTGCCGGTCAGGTAACATTTGATGCAGGTGATGTAATTACCGAAACCATGACGATGTACATTTATGCAGAGTCGGGTACTACACCAAACTGTTTCCAAGAAAACAGTTTCGAAATAGAAATATACAGTATCACAGCAGACAATCCCGAAAATGGAGAAGTATCCGTATGTGATAGTTATACATTACCGGCACTAACCGTAGGCGACTATTACCTACTATCAGGCGGTCCTAGTACACCAGGGCAAGTATTATATGAGGCAGGCGATGTACTTACAACTTCGGTTACACTATATGTATATGCCGAACTTGGCGGAAGGATAAACTGTAATGACGAAAACGAGTTTCAAATCAACATATTCGAAACACCACAAGTAGATGCAACCCCTGTAGACGAAACAGTGTGTTTCCAATACATACTACCAGCACTAACCGTAGGTAACTACTACACGGGTGCAGGTGGTACAGGTATACTACTCAATGCAGGCGACGCAATAACAGCTACACAAGAAATATACATTTATGCCGCTACAGGTAATGCCGATGTAACCTGTTTTACAGAAAGAAGCTTTACAATTACAGTAAATTCTGTATTTGTACCTGAAATTGCCGACTTTGTAGCCTGCGAAAGCTATACGCTACCAGCACTTGCCGTAGGCGATTATTACACAGGTCCTGGAGGAACAGGCGATATAATTCCTGAAGGAACAATCATAATCGAAACAAGTTTAATATACATATACGCAGAAACCAACACCGTACCTGTGTGTACTGCCGAGAGTGATTTTGAAGTAACTATAGTTACCCCACCAACATTCCTACAACCACTACCTGTAGAGGCATGTGGTTTGGATGACGACGGACAAGGAATATTCAATCTTGCTCCAGCAGTCGAAATCGCACTAAACGGTCAAACAAATGTTACTGCAACAGTACACGAAACATCAATAGGAGCAGAGTTTGATAACAACCCAATACCAAACATAACAGCTTATGCTAATGTTGAGGCATTTGACCAAACCGTTTATATACGACTAGAAGCAGATGCTGCACCTACATGTTTTACCATTGTAGCACTAGACCTTATTGTAAACCCACGCCCACAGGCTGCCACGCCAGAGGACTACGAACTTTGTGATAATGGTTTGAATGATACAGATGGTATTGCAACATTCGATTTAACTACAAGAGATGAAGAAATACTAGATGGGCTAGACCCACTATTGTTCTCTGTAGAATATTTTGAAACACAAGCAGCAGCAGAGCTAGGAACATCGCCAATAACTACAGCAAGCGTTTACAACACTACAACCACAACAGTATATGTACGTGTAACCAATAACGATACAGGATGCCACGATTTAGTTGTTTTAGAACTCATCGTAAACCCATTACCAGATGTGTTTGAGCCATTACCATACACATTATGTGATGTAAATAACCCAGGTGACGAAGTAGAATTATTCGATTTAACAACCCAATATCCACTTATAGCTGTAGACCCTAATGGTGTAAACGTTACCTTCCATGATACGTTTGAAGAAGCAGAATTAGGTGATAACCCAATATTAAACCCAGAAGCTTACGAGAACCAGAATGGTACCGCCGTAGAAACACTATTTGCACGTGCCACTATAGAGGCTACAGGCTGCTACAGAATTGCGTTACTGGATATTAGAGTAGAGCCACTACCCGTGCTATACCTTGAAAACATAGAAGACGACCTTACTGTAGGTTGTGACGAAGATGGCGATGGTATCGCATTCTTTAACCTTGATGCTATGGTAGAAGCTATGGTAAACGGAGGTGAGAATTTGTTGGTATCATTCCACGAAACAGCACTTGATGCCGAGAACAACCTAAACCCAATAACAAACACCAGTAACTACCAAAATGCTATACCAGAGCTAGACCAGATATTTGTACGCGTAGAAAATACCATAACAGGTTGTATTAACTCTGAGGTTTATGAATTAGAGCTTACTGTGGTACCTTCGCCACAAGTACCCGACCTAGAAGACATAACCCAGTGTGATGACGAAGACGACAACGGACAAGACAACCAAGCCTTCTTTGATTTGACACAGCAAAATCCAATAATTTTCGCGGGACTAGACCCAGCCATACCCGATGTAATAATACATTACTTCGAGTCAGAGGCTGCTGCCCGTAATGGCGCACCACGAATTATTACGCCAGCCAACTACACTGGTACCCACGAGCAAACCATCTGGGTACGTGTTGAAGACCCTGCAACGGAGTGTTTTGGTATAACAAGTTTCCAATTGTTCTTAAATCAACCGCTGTTATTAACTACACCGTCTGTTTACACAATATGTGAAACAACATTGCCAAATGATGCTAGAGAGATATTTGACCTTACCACTAAGGACGAAGAAATCTTAGGTCCATTTGGAGTAGGACAAGGTTATACGGTGGAATATTTTATTAGTGAGGCTGAAAGAGACGCTGGTAATGCAATACCAAACCCAGAAGGGTATGAGAATACAGTTAATGCACAAACATTATTTGTTACTGTAACAAGCACAGAGGGTTGCGAGAGTTACACAACCCTTACAATACGCGTGTTACCCCTCCCCACGCCAAACCAGGAGCCAGACGCGCTAGTACTATGCGACGACAACAACTCCCCCGACGGCGAAGAAGAATTCAACCTATTCGACGCCGAAGCTGACATCCGCAACAACGACCCAACCACGATAATCACCTACTACGAAACAGAAGCAGACGCCCAAAACGCCGAAAACCCCATAGCCGACCCAAGTGCCTACCAAAGCGCCACCAACAGCGTATGGGTACGCGTAGCCGCCAACACCGGCAACCCCGACGACCAAGTCTGCTACCAAGTAGTAGAACTCCCACTCATCGTAAACCCACTCCCAGTCCTAGGCGAAAACGGCACCATCACCCCCAACGCCTACTGCGAAGAAAACACCGATGGTCAGCACACCTTCATCCTCAACGAACACCTGCCCTTCATCCTAATCGGCGAAGACCCAGAAGACTACACCATACGCTTCTACCTCGACCAAGCCGCATTAGACGCAGGCACCGCACTACCCAACCAGTACACCAATATCAGTACCCCACAAACCATACTCGTATGGGTAGAAAACAACACCACCGGATGTATCAACACCGCACCATTAACCCTGTACGTAGAAGAAGCCGCCACCGCCTTCCCAATCACCCCAGGACAACTAGACACCTGCGACTACGACGGCACCAATGATGGACAAACCACCATTGACCTCACCCAAATAGAAGCCCAAGTACTAGGCGGACAAGACCCATTAGACTACGACGTAGACTACTACGAAAACCAAGACGACGCCATAACCGACACCAACCCCATAGCCGACCCCAGCACCTATGTAAACACCATAGCTGGCGGACAAACCATCTGGGTACGCGTCACCAACGAAAGCACCATCAGCCGCTGCTACGACATCACCAGCATCGATATCACCATCGAAGCCATCCCAGAACCCATAATACAAGGCGGAACCCTCTGTGTCGACTACGACACCCAAGAAGTACTCAACCCCGTAGTAATGGACACCGGGCTCGATGACAGCCACACCTTCATCTGGTACCTCAACGGCGAAGAAATAACAGGCGCCACAGAAAGCACCTACATCGCCCAGGCCGTAGGAAGCTACAGCGTAGAAGCCATCAGCGCAGGCGGCTGTATCAGCGACCCAATCGACCCCGTAACCGTAGACCAAAGCGGACCCGCCAGCATCATCGGCAGTGGTTTTAGCGTAACCAATGCCTTTAGCGACAACCAAGTCATCACCATCAACGTACAAGGCTACGGCGACTACGAATACCAATTAGAAGACGGACCATGGCAAGACAGCAACATCTTTACCAACGTCATCCCACGCCGTATCCCATACACCGTACACGTAAGAGACAAAGGTGCCTGTAGTCAATTCCAGTTAGACATCAACAACGTCAACATCATCGACTACCCACGATTCTTTACACCCAACGCTGATGGATACAACGACACCTGGAACATCTTTGGACTATCCAGTCAAGGCGGCGCCGAAATCTACATCTTCGACCGTTACGGCAAACTCATCAAACAAATCAGCTCACAAAGCGAAGGCTGGGACGGCACCTACAACGGCAACCCATTACCCGCAGACGACTACTGGTTCAGTGTCACCTTCGGTGAAATCCAAGAACGAGTATTTGAGATTACTGCCGCTGATATAAAAACAAAAACAACAGAAGAAGGAGAAGAAATCAAATACTATGTCCTACCAGGCACCAGTTTGGAAATCGAAGTCACCCAAGCACAGATAGACCAGTTGCCGATTGAGATAACTACGCAACAACCCGTGACAAGAGAATTTAAAGCGCACTTCTCACTCAAACGATAA